A section of the Streptomyces sp. NBC_01591 genome encodes:
- a CDS encoding CapA family protein, with translation MHDGVVTLFLGGDVMLGRGVDQILPHPGDPALREAYIRDARAYVDLAEAASGPIPRPVDFRWPWGEALLVLDDAAPDVRVVNLETAVTGDGDFAPGKSVHYRMSPANLPCLAAARPDVCALANNHVLDFGPRGLHETLDALADAGLRTAGAGRDEVRARQPAIVPLGAGGRVLVFSFGMPSSGIPKDWAATGQRVGVDVFAEPSVAAASAFADRLRQVRRPGDIAVASVHWGPNWGYEVSRSEVRFAHVLLDAGVDVVHGHSSHHPRPLEVYRDRFILYGCGDLVDDYEGIGGYESYRDDLRVLYLVSVEADTGRLVDARMVPLQARRMRLEHASPEDTEWLRAVLDRHSREFGTRVDGGPDGTLTLRPLRDGQHT, from the coding sequence GTGCACGACGGTGTGGTCACCCTGTTCCTCGGCGGGGACGTGATGCTCGGCCGGGGCGTCGATCAGATCCTCCCGCACCCCGGTGACCCGGCGCTGCGGGAGGCATACATCCGCGACGCCCGTGCCTACGTCGACCTGGCGGAGGCGGCGAGCGGGCCGATCCCCCGGCCGGTCGACTTCCGCTGGCCGTGGGGCGAGGCGCTGCTGGTCCTGGATGACGCCGCGCCGGACGTGCGGGTGGTCAATCTGGAGACAGCCGTCACCGGTGACGGGGACTTCGCGCCCGGCAAGAGCGTCCACTACCGGATGAGCCCGGCCAACCTGCCGTGCCTGGCCGCGGCCCGGCCGGACGTCTGCGCGCTGGCCAACAACCATGTGCTCGACTTCGGCCCGCGCGGCCTCCACGAGACGCTCGACGCGCTGGCGGATGCGGGGCTGCGGACGGCGGGGGCGGGCCGGGACGAGGTGCGGGCGAGACAGCCGGCGATCGTGCCCCTGGGCGCCGGCGGGCGGGTGCTGGTCTTCTCCTTCGGGATGCCGTCCAGCGGGATCCCGAAGGACTGGGCCGCCACTGGGCAGCGGGTCGGTGTCGACGTGTTCGCGGAGCCTTCGGTGGCTGCCGCGTCCGCGTTCGCCGACCGTCTTCGGCAGGTCAGGCGGCCGGGGGACATCGCGGTCGCCTCGGTCCACTGGGGCCCCAACTGGGGCTACGAGGTCTCCCGCTCCGAGGTCCGCTTCGCCCATGTGCTCCTAGATGCAGGCGTGGACGTCGTGCACGGACATTCCTCGCACCACCCGCGCCCGCTGGAGGTGTACAGGGACAGGTTCATCCTGTACGGCTGCGGCGACCTCGTCGACGACTATGAGGGCATCGGCGGCTACGAGAGCTACCGGGACGACCTGCGGGTGCTGTACCTGGTCTCGGTGGAGGCGGACACCGGCCGACTGGTTGACGCGCGGATGGTGCCCCTGCAGGCACGCAGGATGCGGCTGGAACACGCCTCGCCCGAGGACACCGAGTGGCTGCGCGCCGTCCTCGACAGGCACAGCCGGGAGTTCGGCACCCGCGTCGACGGCGGGCCCGACGGCACGCTCACGCTGCGGCCCCTGCGCGACGGGCAGCACACATGA
- the ltrA gene encoding group II intron reverse transcriptase/maturase produces the protein MNGPEDPLDWDAIDWQAQEESVRRLRQRIFTASQAGDLKKVRNLQKLMLRSRANTLVSVRRVTEINAGRKTAGIDGRVVLTAPGKAELAHWVQHRMSPGRARPVKRVYIPKPGGKRRPLGIPVILDRVEQARVSQALEPEWEARFEPKSYGFRPGRGCQDAIAAIYWTAKGSKARRRWVLDADLATAFDRIDHDRLLQQLGTFPAREEIGQWLRAGVVEEGRFTLTEEGTPQGGVISPVLLNIALHGMETAAGVRYRQTGRRAGDTMPGSPLLVRYADDLVALCHSREQAEQVKARLAEWLRPRGLVFNEDKTRVVHLEEGCDFLGFTIRRYHGKLLIKPSCEAVRRIRNRLRTEVRSLRGANVAAVLQRLNPIIRGWSAYYRSVVASEVFTALDDYMWKLTYKWATRAHPNKPRHWVTARYYGKFNKSRQDQWVFGDRDSGAYLLKFAWTKIVRHQMVHGSASPDDPALASYWAERRRTSAPPPINRATLRLLQAQNGQCLICGGPLLHADAPPSSPTEWERWLRGTRQAITTRKIAYRGIDTSDGVQLRLVHASCNTARL, from the coding sequence GTGAACGGACCGGAGGACCCTCTCGACTGGGATGCCATCGACTGGCAGGCCCAGGAAGAGTCAGTACGGCGATTGAGGCAGAGAATCTTCACGGCATCGCAGGCAGGGGACCTCAAGAAGGTCCGCAACTTGCAGAAATTGATGCTCCGCTCTCGGGCCAACACGCTGGTCAGCGTGCGACGGGTCACGGAGATCAACGCAGGACGCAAGACGGCCGGGATCGATGGTCGGGTTGTCCTGACCGCCCCGGGCAAGGCGGAGCTGGCCCACTGGGTCCAGCACCGGATGAGCCCGGGCCGAGCCAGGCCCGTCAAGCGGGTATACATCCCCAAGCCAGGCGGCAAGAGACGCCCTCTCGGCATTCCCGTGATCCTGGACCGGGTGGAACAAGCCCGGGTCTCCCAGGCACTGGAGCCGGAGTGGGAAGCGCGGTTCGAGCCGAAGTCGTACGGCTTCCGGCCCGGCCGCGGCTGTCAGGACGCGATCGCGGCGATCTACTGGACGGCGAAGGGCAGCAAAGCCCGCCGCCGGTGGGTACTGGACGCGGACCTGGCAACGGCGTTCGACCGAATCGATCATGACCGCCTTCTCCAGCAGCTTGGCACATTCCCCGCGCGGGAAGAGATCGGGCAGTGGCTGAGGGCGGGTGTGGTCGAAGAGGGCCGGTTCACGCTCACCGAGGAGGGAACTCCGCAGGGTGGCGTGATCAGTCCAGTGCTCTTGAACATCGCTCTGCACGGGATGGAGACGGCTGCGGGAGTCCGGTACCGGCAGACCGGCCGCCGGGCCGGTGACACCATGCCGGGCTCCCCGCTGCTGGTGAGATACGCCGACGATCTTGTCGCCCTGTGCCATTCACGGGAACAGGCCGAACAGGTCAAGGCCCGGCTTGCCGAGTGGCTGAGGCCGAGAGGACTGGTCTTCAACGAGGACAAGACGCGCGTCGTCCACCTCGAAGAGGGCTGTGACTTCCTCGGCTTCACCATCCGCCGCTATCACGGCAAGCTGCTGATCAAGCCGAGCTGTGAAGCCGTCAGACGGATCCGGAACAGGCTGCGCACCGAGGTGCGGTCCCTGCGTGGGGCCAATGTCGCGGCGGTGCTGCAACGGCTCAACCCGATTATCCGGGGGTGGTCGGCCTATTACCGGAGTGTGGTCGCCAGCGAGGTCTTCACCGCGCTGGACGACTACATGTGGAAGCTCACCTACAAGTGGGCGACCCGCGCTCACCCGAACAAGCCCCGGCACTGGGTCACCGCCCGGTACTACGGCAAGTTCAACAAGTCCCGGCAGGACCAGTGGGTATTCGGCGACCGCGACAGCGGCGCCTACCTGCTGAAATTCGCCTGGACGAAGATCGTCCGACACCAGATGGTCCACGGCTCGGCGTCTCCGGACGACCCAGCCCTGGCTTCCTACTGGGCCGAACGGCGCCGCACCAGCGCACCACCGCCGATCAACCGCGCCACTCTACGCCTGCTCCAGGCGCAGAACGGGCAATGTCTGATCTGCGGGGGCCCGTTGCTGCACGCCGACGCCCCGCCGTCCAGCCCCACCGAGTGGGAGCGATGGCTGCGGGGCACCCGCCAGGCGATCACCACCAGGAAGATCGCCTACCGCGGGATCGACACGTCGGACGGAGTGCAACTCCGTCTTGTCCATGCCTCCTGCAACACTGCACGTCTGTGA
- the istB gene encoding IS21-like element helper ATPase IstB: MPRTTTILDDATATTSATGRRTGSQTAADLAFLARAMKAPALLDAADRLAERAHKESWTHAEYLVACLQREVSARESHGGEARVRSARFPAIKTIEELDVTHLRGMTRQQLAHLGTLDFIAGKENAVFLGPPGTGKTHLAIGLAVRACQAGHRVAFATAAEWVDRLAAAHHTGRLQAELTKLSRYPLIVVDEVGYIPFEAEAANLFFQLISNRYERASVIVTSNKPFGRWGEVFGDETVAAAMIDRLVHHAEVHSLKGDSFRMRGRELGRVPSATTDND; the protein is encoded by the coding sequence ATGCCCCGCACCACCACCATCCTCGACGACGCCACCGCCACCACATCGGCCACCGGCCGCAGGACCGGCTCCCAGACCGCAGCGGACCTCGCCTTCCTCGCGCGGGCAATGAAGGCTCCGGCCTTGCTGGATGCCGCTGACCGTCTCGCCGAGCGGGCCCACAAGGAGTCCTGGACCCATGCCGAGTACCTCGTCGCCTGCCTGCAGCGCGAAGTGTCCGCCCGTGAGTCCCACGGCGGTGAAGCACGGGTGCGGTCCGCCCGCTTCCCCGCGATCAAGACCATCGAGGAGCTGGACGTCACCCACCTGCGCGGGATGACGCGCCAACAGCTCGCACATCTGGGAACGTTGGACTTCATCGCCGGGAAAGAGAACGCCGTTTTCCTGGGACCGCCGGGCACCGGGAAGACACACCTGGCGATCGGGCTCGCGGTCCGCGCCTGCCAGGCCGGACACCGCGTCGCGTTCGCCACCGCCGCCGAATGGGTCGACCGCCTGGCCGCCGCCCACCACACCGGCCGCCTCCAGGCCGAGCTCACCAAGCTCAGCCGCTACCCGCTGATCGTGGTGGACGAGGTCGGCTACATCCCCTTCGAAGCCGAAGCCGCGAACCTGTTCTTCCAGCTGATCTCGAACAGATACGAACGCGCGTCCGTGATCGTCACCAGCAACAAACCCTTCGGACGCTGGGGAGAAGTCTTCGGAGACGAGACCGTGGCCGCCGCCATGATCGACCGCCTCGTCCACCACGCCGAGGTCCACTCCCTCAAGGGCGACTCGTTCCGCATGCGAGGACGTGAACTGGGACGGGTCCCCAGCGCCACCACCGACAACGACTGA
- the istA gene encoding IS21 family transposase, which translates to MILVEDWAEIRRLHRAEQMPIRAIARHLGISKNTVKRALATDRPPKYERPSQGSVVDAVEVQIRELLRETPTMPATVIAERIGWERGMTVLKDRVRDLRPAYVPVDPVSRTTYRPGELAQCDLWFPEADIPLGYGQSGRPPVLVMVSGYSRVIAARMLPSRTTGDLIDGHWRLLSAWGAVPKTLVWDNESGVGRGKLTAEFAAFAGLLATKIHLCRPRDPEAKGLVERANGYLETSFLPGRTFSGPGDFNTQLTAWLTIANRRVHRTLQTRPVERWEADRAGMLALPPVDPPAWWRLQTRIGRDHYVRVDTCDYSVHPAAIGRTVTVLCDNDEITVLAPSGEIVAQHPRCWARHQTITDPDHAAAGKVMRGEVHHQQAARAKAARTAQTDPGTLIEVEQRELGTYDRLFTVIEGGKGREAG; encoded by the coding sequence GTGATCCTCGTGGAGGACTGGGCAGAGATCCGTAGGCTGCACCGGGCTGAGCAGATGCCGATCCGGGCAATCGCGCGGCATCTGGGCATCTCGAAGAACACGGTCAAGCGTGCCCTGGCCACGGACCGGCCGCCGAAGTACGAGCGCCCGTCTCAGGGGTCGGTCGTGGACGCGGTCGAGGTCCAGATCCGTGAGCTTTTGCGGGAGACTCCGACGATGCCGGCCACCGTGATTGCCGAGCGGATCGGGTGGGAACGCGGGATGACGGTCCTCAAGGACCGGGTGCGGGACCTGCGGCCTGCCTATGTGCCAGTCGATCCGGTCTCGCGCACGACGTATCGGCCCGGCGAGCTGGCCCAGTGCGACCTGTGGTTTCCCGAGGCGGACATCCCGCTCGGCTACGGCCAGAGCGGACGGCCGCCGGTGCTGGTGATGGTGTCCGGTTACTCCCGGGTGATCGCCGCGCGGATGCTGCCCTCGCGCACGACCGGCGATCTGATCGATGGGCACTGGCGGCTGCTCTCGGCCTGGGGCGCGGTGCCCAAGACGCTCGTCTGGGACAACGAATCCGGGGTCGGTCGCGGGAAGCTCACCGCCGAGTTCGCCGCGTTCGCGGGCCTGCTCGCCACGAAGATCCATCTGTGCCGGCCCCGTGATCCAGAAGCGAAAGGGCTGGTCGAGCGGGCCAACGGCTATCTGGAGACGAGTTTCCTCCCCGGCCGCACCTTCAGTGGCCCCGGCGACTTCAACACCCAGCTGACCGCCTGGCTGACCATCGCCAACCGGCGTGTCCACCGCACTCTGCAGACCCGCCCCGTCGAGCGGTGGGAGGCCGACCGGGCCGGAATGCTCGCCCTGCCGCCCGTCGACCCGCCCGCCTGGTGGCGGCTGCAGACACGGATCGGCCGCGACCACTACGTCCGCGTCGACACGTGCGACTACTCCGTGCACCCCGCCGCGATCGGACGCACCGTCACCGTGCTGTGTGACAACGACGAGATCACCGTCCTCGCCCCCAGCGGCGAGATCGTCGCCCAGCACCCGCGCTGCTGGGCCCGCCACCAGACCATCACCGACCCCGACCACGCTGCCGCGGGCAAGGTGATGCGAGGTGAGGTGCACCACCAGCAGGCCGCCCGCGCCAAAGCCGCCCGAACAGCCCAGACCGACCCAGGCACGCTTATCGAGGTCGAGCAACGCGAACTGGGCACCTATGACCGGCTGTTCACGGTCATCGAAGGCGGCAAGGGCAGGGAGGCCGGCTGA
- a CDS encoding RidA family protein, which translates to MEHFIHPNGSLPVNGCSHAVAFTGGMVAGSGQVPVDDDGNPVGKEDAEAQVRQVYANLTIALVASPQMSRRRDRCNDGRRPRSGRRARASAFHRWSALGGGFLGLAPRPVLLPHVRPRAHAPLPGPSNACAYTEALFLGPPEGVSLRSEGVSRLCDHPGGVLLERSLWASARS; encoded by the coding sequence ATGGAGCACTTCATACATCCCAATGGTTCACTGCCCGTCAACGGCTGCAGCCACGCGGTCGCCTTCACCGGAGGGATGGTCGCCGGTTCGGGTCAGGTTCCGGTGGACGACGACGGCAATCCGGTCGGTAAGGAGGACGCTGAGGCCCAAGTCCGGCAGGTCTACGCGAATCTGACCATCGCGCTGGTCGCAAGCCCGCAGATGAGTCGTCGCCGTGACCGGTGCAACGATGGAAGGCGTCCCCGTTCCGGCCGACGAGCCAGGGCATCGGCGTTTCATAGGTGGTCAGCGCTTGGCGGCGGCTTCCTCGGTCTGGCGCCACGCCCCGTACTCCTGCCGCATGTACGCCCGCGCGCCCATGCCCCGTTGCCCGGCCCGAGCAATGCCTGCGCGTACACGGAGGCGCTCTTTCTGGGCCCGCCAGAGGGTGTGTCGCTTCGTAGTGAGGGTGTGTCTCGGCTGTGCGATCACCCCGGTGGCGTTCTTTTGGAGAGGAGTCTGTGGGCGTCTGCCCGTTCGTGA